TTTAAGAGGAATTTATGGAAGCGAAATCGGAAGAATGAGTGGGGCCTAGTGGGATTGTCAAAGACTAAACTAATGAAGGTTAAGTTgaatctaaactaagggttGAGCTATTAGTTATGTGGTTATAATAATCGGTGTATTATTGACTTGCTTTCCTTCATGTTTATAAAGATCGAAATATGAGTTATGTGTGAAAATATTAAATGTACCGTGAATTGTTTGGCTTTTAAAGTTGTATGAACTTTGGTATGTGAATATATGCTTTAAgtgttttaaattttctttctcttggtatTCATGTTGACTTCACTTAATAATAACAAGTAAATAAATAGCAACATCTTCGCTTGATCACTTTATTTTTATCAATAGGCATAACTAGGCTATGGATCTACAAGTTAGAAATAGAGGACGTGGGAGACCAACTAGGCAACACCCCGAGGGTGGTAGTGATAGGGAACCTGAGGCCAACCCAGGCCATGGTCAGGGAAACGTGGCCGGAGATCCAGTGGCCACCGCAATCAATAGAATAACTGATGTGTTAGAGCGCATGACTGAGCATCAAGCCCATGGAGCGGTGCATCAGCAAGGAGGCCCAATCGATTACGAGGATCGGGCATTAGAGAGATTCCTGAAGTTTGGACCTCCTAAGTTCTACGGAGGCCCAGAACCTGAGGTAGCCGAAGGTTGGTGGGAAAGGATCTCTGATATTTTTGCCGCTCTAAATTATACGGAAGAGAGGCAAGTGACTTTTGCAGCATTCCAGTTTGAAGGAGCtgctcgttcctggtggaacctaATTAGGGTCAATTGGGACAGGAATCATATTCCCAGGACCTGGgcgaacttcacaagggagttcaacgccaaatttcttccacctctcattcaagaaaagagagaggacgacttcataaaatgtaaacaaggggcgatgagtgtcgccgaatatgaagTCCAGTTCACAAAATTGTCCCgatttgctcctgaactgatagccACGGAACAAAGGCGTGTCcggaggtttgtgcagggaCTAAACGTGGAAATTCAGGAGGGATTAGCTGCTGTTCGGATAGACACATTTGCTGATGCTGTAGAAAGAGCTCAAAGGGTTGAAGTTGCTAGAACTCAAGTAAAAACTTACCaggccaagaaaagatttgCACCTAGCAGCAGTCGGGAGCCGACTTATACAAATGCTCCACTGGCCAAAGTGGGTCGAGGAACTGGTGCCAGAGGTGCCGGAGgaagaaataatggaactaACGGGGGACCAAATGGAAGAGGTCAACCTAGGAACGCTCCACAAGGAAGTCGTGCGATAACTTTCCTGGGAACTTGTGGGTATTGCAAGAAACCTGGACATACCGAGGCCGGTTGCTGGAGGAAAGCAGGAAAGTGCTTGAAGTGTGGAAGCAGCGAGCACCAAATTGCCGGTTGCCCGAAAATACAAGAGGATAATACCCTGAATGATGAACCAGCCAACATTAGAGAGAATAGGCCGAAAGTTCCTACCAGGGTTTACGCTATAAATGACCAACCTGTACCTGATTCTTCGGAAGCCGTGGAAGGTACTCTTCCCATTTCTCATCAATTAGCTAGAGTGTTAATTGATCATAGCGCAACTCATTCATTTGTGAACCAAACTTTTCCATCCGGAGTTAACGTCAAACCTGTTAGATTACCCTTGACCTTGAAGTTAAAACATCAATGGGTAATAAGATTTTAATCAGTAGCTTAACTTATAATAACTGTGAAT
The genomic region above belongs to Coffea arabica cultivar ET-39 chromosome 7c, Coffea Arabica ET-39 HiFi, whole genome shotgun sequence and contains:
- the LOC113723531 gene encoding uncharacterized protein isoform X2 — encoded protein: MDLQVRNRGRGRPTRQHPEGGSDREPEANPGHGQGNVAGDPVATAINRITDVLERMTEHQAHGAVHQQGGPIDYEDRALERFLKFGPPKFYGGPEPEVAEGWWERISDIFAALNYTEERQVTFAAFQFEGAARSWWNLIRVNWDRNHIPRTWANFTREFNAKFLPPLIQEKREDDFIKCKQGAMSVAEYEVQFTKLSRFAPELIATEQRRVRRFVQGLNVEIQEGLAAVRIDTFADAVERAQRVEVARTQVKTYQAKKRFAPSSSREPTYTNAPLAKVGRGTGARGAGGRNNGTNGGPNGRGQPRNAPQGSRAITFLGTCGYCKKPGHTEAGCWRKAGKCLKCGSSEHQIAGCPKIQEDNTLNDEPANIRENRPKVPTRVYAINDQPVPDSSEAVEGSGN
- the LOC113723531 gene encoding uncharacterized protein isoform X1 gives rise to the protein MDLQVRNRGRGRPTRQHPEGGSDREPEANPGHGQGNVAGDPVATAINRITDVLERMTEHQAHGAVHQQGGPIDYEDRALERFLKFGPPKFYGGPEPEVAEGWWERISDIFAALNYTEERQVTFAAFQFEGAARSWWNLIRVNWDRNHIPRTWANFTREFNAKFLPPLIQEKREDDFIKCKQGAMSVAEYEVQFTKLSRFAPELIATEQRRVRRFVQGLNVEIQEGLAAVRIDTFADAVERAQRVEVARTQVKTYQAKKRFAPSSSREPTYTNAPLAKVGRGTGARGAGGRNNGTNGGPNGRGQPRNAPQGSRAITFLGTCGYCKKPGHTEAGCWRKAGKCLKCGSSEHQIAGCPKIQEDNTLNDEPANIRENRPKVPTRVYAINDQPVPDSSEAVEGYCEEAEFDSQLDI